In Prinia subflava isolate CZ2003 ecotype Zambia chromosome 1, Cam_Psub_1.2, whole genome shotgun sequence, the DNA window TGGGCAAAACCCTCATCTGTATCAGGGatgtggggtggggagggggagctgcagtgctctgtTGGATTTGGTTTTGTCTCCTCATCACTGACTAACTATTGCCTGCAGCTGCCATGCACAGGTCAAACCGCCTGGCTGAGCCTCTGCAAGGCAGCACCACTCCCTGCCCGCCCATACTGACAGGTTTAACCTCTGCTTCTCAGGAGTGCCAAGAATGCTGTTGTAGTGACACCACATACTTTCCCTGCAAGGAAGAAAGGCTGGGAATTATTGTTTGCCATGTTGTAGTGCCTGGAGTCTGCAATTAAGGTCAGACCCTGCCAGGGATGGCATGGTCTATATATGCAGTAGACAtagaaaggttaaaaaaacaacaacaacaacaacaacaacaacaacaacaacaacaacaacaaaaaaaaaaaaaaaaaaaaaaaaaaaaaaaaaaaaaaaacatggaaatgcAGCATCAAAATAAACACCTTCACTGTGGAGACTTTTGGGGGTCTTCAAGAACCTGTGAATGATCTTCACAAAgtaggaggaagaaaaacactggCAGCTCAAGTACTTCAGAAAGGTCAGGGGCTTGTGCTTCACACCAGGAGTGCAGGATGAGAACGAGGATGTTATGTTCTCTCATCCCAGGCGGCTCCAGTGATAAAGAGAAGGACAATCTATTTTAAGGGGCTTACAAGAACTGGTTGCCTGAATGGCAGAGAAACAGCAGGTGCAAGGCAAATGAGAGGAACCTGTTAAGcaatggcaaaaaaaacccccaaaaaaccccaaccaaaccaaaccaacaaccaTATGCAAAAAATCAGGAAGCATCCTTGTTAGGAATTCAGTGAGAAAATATTCTAGGAAAGTCATCTAAGGTACTCAGAAGTGTGGCCAGAGTACTCACTTGCATGAGTACTACAGAAAAGACCCTGATCTTCTCTCTAATGGTTTGGCTGTGCATCTTCCTCCTGAAGATGTTCTACATTGAAAAGGATGTGTAGCCTGTGGGccttattaaaacaaattaatcaaAAAATCTCCATCACCAAAAAAGCAGCCTATCCTGCAACAGAGATTTTAGAACCCATAGTAAGGCCTGCAGACTGGCTTAAAATCCTAGCCCTGGGGTTTGACCGCAGAAATTTGCTCTGAATACCCTTAAAGAAAATAGAGTACATCTGACTGTATAGATTATTTGAAAGTAAAGTCCTCAAAAGAACTGAGTGAAAGGGGGCATTTATAAActcctgttttcattttaaagtcaAGTAACATATAAAACCCATCGCTTTTTTTCAACCAATACTCTTTGATGTTATTTTACTTTTAGTTAGCTAAAAATCAAGCCAAGAAACCGCATCACTCGTATGATTTCAAATCCTTCACACCTTTAGCCATTTTTGTCCTTCATCACAATTTGCACTATCAACCTTGTGTCACCCTCTAAAGTTTCAGCAGTCGCGCCAACTGTGTGCAGCTTCACCAGCTACTGAGGCACAGTTGGATCACACCCAACAACAACTAAGTCAAATCAAACAATTAATATCAATATACCAGATGCATTCTTCCTCCAGTGCTGCAAGAGTAAGTGGCATTCTTGCTTGGAGAAAAGCCATCTTCTGGGACCCTCTCACACATTCGCTGAGTGTAACCACTGGTGAAGTTCATGCAGTGGCTGTTTGTGAAGCACACGGCGTGCCCGCCTGGATAATGCATTGTGCTTCTCCCTTTGTACTGTCCGCCAAGGTGCTGCTCCCTTTCAGGGTACTGAGGGCCACCGAGGCCACCAACACAGTGCTCGCTGCTCAGGATGTACTGCTCGGTGCTCTTTGACGCTctctccccagcctggggctgcatcATCTCTGCTGGGTTTTGGGACTGTTCTTGGTTGTACATGAAAGTGTCTTTGTGGGCCCTAGTGACCATACCGATCACTTCCTCCTTAGCCATGTCAGCAccaggagggggagaagggcTTTTGATGGTTTCTCGCTCTTGTTTGGGCTTGGAGGAAAGATCTTCTTGAGGTGCTTGGTCTTGATGTTCTGTTAATGCTTCATTGGGCAAGTGACCACTGAACTGACTGTTCATCATGGTTTTCATGGCGCTCTGCATCTCAATCAACATCCTCTGTTTTTCACGTTTGGGAATACGGCCAAATCGAACAGCTACCCAGGTGGAGAAATGGATAGTggtggaaagggaaaaaaaaaagaaaaagaaagtcagTCCTGAAAGTGTTAGCATGCACACACAAAATACACACCCCAACCAAAAATCCTGCCTTTTAAGGCAAGATTTAAACTGCTCACACCGATAGTACAGCAGGGGTTCTACCAGTGAAGTCAGAGAGCTTCTGAGGCATAGGACTGGCATGAATACAAATGTATGCTGTTGTTTGCACACAGGGAGAAGGCAGCTCTAAGGCACAGTCTGTAATGCCTTTTCCCCTTTTGCCTCAAACCTGGCTATGCAGTGTACACACAGTTGTGTTAACTGAAGAAGTGTCAGGCTTTAAGATTGGATCTATTAAATCAGCACAACTTCATGAGCTGACAATTAGCTGAATGTAAACGCAGTTCATATCATCTTTGCATAAAAGTCCTACAAGACAAGTCCTCACGGACCAATTACGCAACTCACCAAAAGGAAAGAATCAATGCTGAACGAAGCTTACCTTGGCAAATTTTCTTGGTAACTTTGCCTTGACAAGGACACTTTCTGCTGGCAAGGGGATGGGCAtcactgtggctgcagcactTTTGACCCTGTCCTAGGGAATCTACAACTGCCTCCACCACCTTCTGCAACCGCAGCCGCGCAAGGGCTTATAACCAGTTTCGACTGATGTAATTATGCTCGTGCAGTAGTCCATCATTAATGTAGCTAAGCCTCTCTCATTAAAGCAGGTGCAACCTTGTGCGCAAACAAGCGCCTAGGGGATGAAATAAACTCCTATGCACGACAAGAACTCGGAACAATTATTTAAAGTAAGTTCTAACACTCCACCCACTAAATTATTAACAGCCTGAGATTCCTAGTTCTTGTGAAATAAACAcccagagaaaattaaaaagtgaaacagAAGGAAGAGTTCTGGTTGTGGCAGTAAGTTGTAGCAGCCAAATGAACTACACTTTCAGCATTGTTTATTAAAATGTCACAAAGAGTGGACAGCCAGCAAGGTGGTCAGAGACACAGACCATCACCATTTCCTCCTtgcctttcctctccctctaagaaaagaaagaaagaaaaaagggagcaGATAAATGCTCATCCTATGCACCTAAAGGTCTATGGTGACTATCCTAAAGCTATCAGGTTGGGCAGAATTCCCTTTCATTGAAAAAGcaacagtaaaaaaagaaaacagaaaaaaacaaagaaaaaaaaaagaaaaatatgagtCTTGTTCAGATTCAGGTAGGATACAGCTGTAAGTCTTAACATTAAACCAAAAATCGACACTCTGTTATAACCATCCCCCTAGCAGGCCCCTGCAGCACATCCCACTGCATCAGCTCCACAGGCGGGAGGACAGCCCACGGAATCACCTCACTAGCCCAGGACACTCATGGAGCAAGAAGGCAAGCTGAACTAAACGCTCACAGACAGGGAACCTCTCCTTGACAATAGGGCTGAGCTGCATCATCTGCCATTAAGACCCTCAGCAACTGGTTTTGAGGTGGGCAGCAGATTCCCTCTCAGAGGATGCCTGCTCAGTACAGGAACGTACCGTCTCTTGACATCCCAACAGACAGGCATTTTTTGAAACGACACTGCTGGCATCTGTTCCTGTTCATTCTCATTATAGAGCAGTTGTTATTCTTCAAGCACTTCTTATACTGGATGTTTTGTTGAATGCTTCTTctgaaaaaaccctgtaaacaagcaaaaaacccccacaactaTCATTATAGCACATGTTAAATCCTTCCACCAAGATTCAACTCTCTGTGAGCATGGTAAACTTCATTGCATCACATCAGCTGCTTCAGAGCCACCAGACCCAAGACATTTTAAAGAACTTGGTACTCCTCATTACTTACTTCCCCTTTGTGTGTGATCTGTATGTAATGTGAACTAGTTATAATTTGTAATTACAGAAGATGCTAAGTTGTTCCCTGCATAGTCAGCACTTAAGAGTAAAGTATCTCCAGTATTATCTCTATCACTGTACTAACAGTTCCTAAGATGTTGCTCTCAAACACCTATGACATCAAATGCAAAGATGGGAGtcaaaataatgtattttgaCTTCCATTTCTGCAGTCTGGCAACAAAACCATCCTGCTGGACGACATGACCTTCAAAGGTGGTTGTTTCACACAATCCTTTATGCTGATAAGCTCCTTCACAGACTATAACATTCGCAATGTTACAGAttaagaaaatacatatttagtTCTGGCTTTCCCTGTGGTAAAGCATTGTTCTTCCAAAGctgttttgttctgtgtcccAGCCCAGGTGACAACTCACACCCACTATCTCTTAATGCAATTAACATGCACATGTCTTGCGTGACACGGTCCTTACCACCTCTGCTTCCAGTTCTTGTTCTGTGCTGTGCGCTCCAAGTCAGGCAGGGTTGGACAAGGGGTGGGAACAGAAAGTACTGCAGAGTTTGGAAAATGCTGTATATTCCTAAGTGGTTTGCCTGTTCCCTACAGCTTCTGAAATTTCTCATATTTAACAGAGAACtacaccaattttttttttggcagtatCACCCTTTTTCCCCTATGGGGAGAACTTGAGCATTTCACCAGCAGAAAGGTGAGCAGAAATATAGCTCACCTTGCAGCCCTCACAGGCATGAACACCATAATGAAATCCTGAAGCGACATCTCCACAGACTTTGCAAAGAAGAACCATGCCATTAAATTCTAGAATCAAACAAAAGAGTCAAGGATATAGAAACCAATGACAACTGCAGGAACACGTTTCCAGCTTTTAAAACCTGGACTTAAATTGAAACATGTGACATCAGTTCAAGACActaaaaaatacagcagaagaACAAACATGAATGTACAAACCCCCTGAACAGTTCAGAAGGTACCAGTGCAAGGGTGGGGGAAAAAGAGGACAAACATGAAACACTCAAACAAATAGGGAGAAAGCACATATTCACTGGGCTTTCAAACAGAgtagcacagcagaaaaagaaagtctGCTTACATTTAAGCACTTTTAAAAGGACCATTCAGTTAACTAGGCCACCAAAGTTCAGGCTCAATCTGTTTTTTCCATCAGGACAAGAAAGCCTATGAAAGGCTACAGTTTCTCCAACAGAGAATAAacacttttcttaaaaaacagaaatactGAAGGACACTTTATAATATATTCAACACCAACCATACACTGTACCTATCCAATAACAAGTTAGGACTGGTAGCTCAGCCATATCTACATATGTAGAGACCACTCATTTGAGTGCATATCCAGAATGGCTTGCACAATAGAACTTGAAAATACCTTCTCCATCCCGGAAAAATGCTCAtggcttgggttttttaagtttttccCCCAcctattttatttcagcttgtcaataaattttttttgcaagtCCTAAGTGCTGGTCTAACATTGGTTTCACTGAAGCCAGTGGGAATTTTACCAGTGAGTTCAGTAACCACAGAATTACCTTAATGCAACAGAGACAGCTGGAAATACTCCCACAGAGACATATTCTACCAGAAAAGTAACTTATTTGACATTTGGGTTTCATTTGTAAAGAGGaactaaaacttttttttaaggttttcacaaagaaaaagaaccaaaccactttttttttttgttgtttttttaaacatagtTAGTACTGAGCTAAAAAAGTTATCTATCTGAACAGTTTACAACAGGTCTAATTTCAGGAACCTCTGCCCTGATACCAAAAAACCTAGTTACTTAAGAATTTTTAAGTAAAGGTTTTTACAAAGAACTTCAGGTAGGAACACTTTAAAAAACctgacaaaaaacaaacaaacaaaaaaccccaccaaaaaccaacaacaaaaacccaaacaaaacaaacgcCAACTCTATTTGAGGTAGAACTATTAGACACTTACTCTAGCTTCATAACAATCCAAGCTGATAAAACAATTCTGCCAATAGAAGAATTTAGCCTCCAAAAGACTAAATTCCAGCTGTTTGCTGAATCACTCATTCCAGTACTTATTTTGAATACTGCCCTTTCAAAACTGTTCAAATATACTTCTCTATAGCTGATCTTTTCTGATTACCAAAAGAAGCGTGAAGTAAATAGATGGAGATTGCtatatgcattttaaaagttcCTTTAGTTCTGGTTtacaagtattttatttttcacatccCAAGAACTATGACTTGGAATCAAAAAGATAATTGTTTCACCCACAGCTATGAAAGTATTACACTTGggtaatttctttattttgttcctCACAACttggggggggaagggaaggtgaaGGGGCAGGGGACAGAGTATGAAAGAACAGAGAAACTAGATTTCCAAGACAGCTCCATAAATACTCTTGAGGCAATTTCTGAGTGTATTACCTTTACTTCCATCACTTCTTTTTAACcaagtgttttattttactatGATCAGTTTTCACCAATCAAAATTTGAAGTAAAGCTAGACTGTATTTATGGACTGCTTGAAGTTGGCAGCAATGGGACCCCCATTGTATCAGCATTTGTATGGCAATACCATATGCATTACCACACGTATGATgccaaaagataaaaatgggggCTTTGCTATGCACCTGCACCACAAGCCAAAGGGAGACCTGGTTGTAACACATGGGGTTGTTACACACAAGAGGAAAATGGTGTTTTCAGGAACTGGCACCAAACATACTTGTGACTCCATTATGGCCTTTTGTCAAACCAGCAACACTCGACTGGTTTGGTTTAATAGCCTCCTCCAGCCGGTCGCTCTTCGGTGCCCCGTCAGAGCCTTCGCTGCTCCGGCCATTGCATCCGCTGTCCGAGGAGGAGCTGTTGGGAGGAGATGGTACAGGCGAAGAGGACGACTGGAAACCGCTGTCTGAGCTCTCGCTGTGACATGAGGCTGGGCTAGATGCCGAGCTCGAAGAGCTGATGTAAGCTATCACACCCCctaaggcaagaaaaaaaaggcagcacgTAGTGACATAACCAGCAGACATGCACCGCTGCCATGTGAGCCATGCCGTGACCCAGCACCACCAGATCAGCCATTACGTGCTCCTGGGAGcactcctttccctccctcgAGCTTGTTTGTCTCCCTTCGTTTTCTACAGCTGACCTCCCAGTCTGCCCCATCCCCTTCTCCCATCTTATCAGCCTCCTCTGGCCCAGGCTGAGATGAAATGGCATAACCAAAAGACGGAGCAGCAAGCCATGGTGCTGGAAGGATGGGACAGGGCATGGAGTGACCCAGCGAGGGTGTCCCTGGCCACCCTCCGAGCAGAGCTCATCTGGAGCCAGAGCAAAGACAGGATCTTACAGCACTGTGGAGCCAGAATGCAAACAAGCTAGGTTAGGGACAGAAATAGGGCAGAGAGAAAGACTTCATGCAGGCTATGTGCCAAAGGCACAgaaaggaagggctgggaggtgctCACGATGCAGAAGGGAAGGGGCAAGGGAAGGAAATAGCACTGCAGTCTGGTTAGCCTACTGAACACCATTTGTCCGACTGCAAGCCTTTGCAGCGTTTCTAGCAGCAGCTAAACTCCAAGTACCAGGCTGCTATTTGCAAACAGCCTCTGTCCTGCCGCCTCTTGCAATCTGACACACTTGAAAATCCCTCAGATGAAACAGCTTTTTGTCCTCAGGCAGACCTGGGAGCAGTTCTGGCTTTTCACAGGCTCCTTCTTCTTGCTCATAAGCAAGAGAAATTGTTTGTACTTCATATGAGTTTGTCTCCAAGACTCAGCATTTCAAAAGTCAATATAAAAACATTTGCTATTTCACACAAGAATTTCAAAAGCCATAGCCGTGAAACTGTTTAAATAAATTACACTCAGTATGTTCTACATTTTATGCCTCTATTGCTCAGTAGACTCTCTTCACTGATGACTCAGGACATTGCAGCAAGGAACTCCACACAGCAGTAAGAATTCAAAACTTTAAAAGGGCCACGCACTGCCTTCCTTTGGAGGAAAGAAGTACTGGTGTCTGTAGAGTCCTTGATCAACTGAATTTGCACGGCAGGCAGAGGCTGTAGCATCTTACATCAGCTATCACCTCCTCATAGATAAAAGCAGTGGTATTATACAACCCTGGAAACACCACTGTTTGCAGGGAACAATTCTGACTTACAAATTTTCAATACTTTTATTAGACATAACTGTCCTCTTGGCACCTGTGCGGCAACAAAACTGGCCCACTTCCTCttcaacatttcatttttttctaccAAGGAAGCCCTTGGCAGGAGGGTTCCCTAAAGAGCACGcagcccaggagctcctggcagagctgcctggaagCAGAAGTCAGACTAAGTGGCCGTGTGACACGTGCAGGACGCACAGACTGCTGCTCACGTTCCCAGACACCAGTGTCCCTGCACCCTGCCACAGGGGTTGCTccaacacagattttttttttttttttttttttttaagaaatcctCCACACAGCATAGCACGCATTCCAGATCAGGTTTTCGGAGAAAGGAGGATTGGCAAGGGGGTCATGGGTTTAGCCACAGCCTGAGAAACACGGCATCATCAGCCAGCCGTGCTGGGCTAAGACAGCACCTGTGTGACGAAGGTCTGTGCCACCCCCAGCACCGCACGCGCCGGTGCCAGGTGCCGGTCAAAGCTCACAGTTCACCTGGTCCAAGGGAGGCACCAGGCTTCTCAGCAGGCGCCATCCTTATCGGCAAGGGCCAGATCGGGACACGcaagcacagcccctgcagggaaCTCCGCGCTTCTCCACGCTGCCACCGCGCCCCATTATCTTTAAGCCCTGCTCATAAAAGACATGTTCTTTTCCCTCAAGGGTAAGGCCAATGTCACAGAGGAGCACAGAAAGTGTGTGCCTGTGGGGGGGGTTCACCCCTCTTCTCCTGAGAGCTGGAGGAGCCCCAGacagctgggctgctctggcacCCGAGCCAGCTTGGCAGTCTTGCCAGCGCCACAGTCGCGAGTCCTcgtattttttgttattttagaaGTTACACTTCCCCGTGAACCCTGTTTTTGTTTGGTCAGCAGTCAAAAGTTGACTctcacacagagcacaggatGACATCTGAGAACAAAGAGCACAGACAAGGAGCACGTACACGTGCACACGGATGCTGGCAATCCGCAGGAAGGGGGTACCGGGGTGCTTGGTGGAGAGAACAGCCCGAGCCGTGTGAACTCTCGGGGGTTTTCTTAGGGAACCCACCTGCCGGAGGGTGCTGAAATGAGTCCTTTGGGCTACGCGGAGATGCGCTGCCGCTGCTgcggcggcggcaccgccgGCTGAGTGACCACGACCCTTTGGGCTCTGCCTGGCGGGATTCACTTTAGGGATGGGGCGCGGGGCACCGCAGCGTGCTGGTATTTCACTGACACAGGAATCTGGGAAGCGGTAACGCCGCAGGGGCGCGAAGCGGGCGGCGAACGGGCCGGACGATCAAACCGGCTCCAGGGACGCTGCGGCAGCAGGGGCTCCCCGGCCGGCACCGCCGGTATCCCTCGCCAACAAAGcgggcagggaaaggggagcGCGGTCGCCGTGCCCGCAGCCTCCCTCCCgcctcaccccattccaccgCACCGGGCTGCGGCTTTTCCCTGCAGCGGTCACGCGGCGCCGGGGCTGGAAGAGCCGGGCCCGCCCTGCGCTGCCCCCGGGCCGCCCCCTCCCCGTTACACAACACCGCCCCCGCGCATCGGACGGGCCGcgtgccgccgccgccgcacaCGGCCGCCCCGCGTGTCCCCCCGCGACCCCGCACTCCCCCGcaccgcgccgcgccgccggccgcccgcccgTTCCCCCTCCCCGCGCTccgccgcggcgggggcggggcccggggcggggccgcccggcGCCGCAGCTGCGGCGCGGCCCCACGTGTCCCCggcgcgcccccgccgccgccgccgccccgaaTGTAGGTCACCAAAACagcggccgcccgcccgcccgcgcgcCTCACGTGtccgcgccgcccgccgccccgcgccgccgccccgccgctaTTATGCAATGCGCGCGTCACCGCCCCGCGCGGCCAATGAGCGGGCGCGCCGCGCGGAACGTAAACACAGCGCGCACATGGCTCGCCCGGCGGGTCCATGTGAGGCGGCGCGGGGCCGTCCCGGCCaccagcggggccggggccgggcagcgccgccgcctgCCGCGttccccccgccccgccgcgccccggccgacccccgcccggccccgcgggacCACCCCGCGCTGCtgcgcccccgccgcccgcggcgGCCGACCCCGCTTACCCGCGCTGACTTCCATGGCGGCCTCCTCCCGCAGGGGGCACGGGCGGCGCCGCGCTGGGATCCGCCGGGGCCGGCTCGGCTCCGGCCGGCGCGGCGCGGCTCCACTCGGTCGTTGTCTTCCCAGCCCCGCGTCCCCGCCGCAGCCCTACATGCAGCCGGcgggaggcaggcagggaggcagagagagaggcGGCCGCGCTGTCTCCTGTCAGAGCAGCGGGTGCGCGTCCCCGCCGCGGCGCCCTCCCCTTTACAACAAAAGCGCTCTCGGGGAGCCGCGCAGAGGGAGTGCGGCAcggccgcccgccccgccccgcctctgccgcgccccgccccggcggccgccccgccccgcccccggccgccCCCCTTACCCAGTGACACACTTTCCGCGCCGGCGGCCCCGCTCACGTGCGGCGGGAGCGTGCGGGAGTGCGGGGGCACTgcggcggcgggggcagcgcgcCGAGCCGGCTCCCCCGCCCCTCGCCGGGCGGTGCGGCGGGGGAGCCCCGCCGAGGTCACCGCCGCTGCCGCAGCCGGCGCGGCGCTCGCCCACCGCGGCCGCGGGGCGCGGTGAGGGGCGGCGGTGTGTGTCAGCTGCTCCGCCGCCGAGCGCCGGCAGGAAATGCCACCGCTGTGACTGCCGCAGCTGACGAGCTCTTTCGTATCCCGACAGGAGCATCTGACAGCTCCCAGTTCCAATTGTCAGCGCTCCGTGCCCTCTTAACCCCGTGTTTTCTCACTGCCGGGAAAAGGGAATATCCGGGAGAGACCCCTCTCGGCAGCGCACACACACCGCTGCAGCCATAGTCTCTCCCTCTGCAGCTACAGGGAGAGGCCATCACACAGTTGATCCCAATCTCCGTCTCTCCTGTTTTCTGCCAGGACGTGATTTTGTCATTCCCAGAGCGATTCCAGCCTCTAATACCTTACACCATGCAGTGATGTCTCTGAGCAGAGACCTCCCGCAACGGGGGAGGGAAGCGCCCCCAGAGGACCTAAAGCAGGGGTGTCCCCGCCGGGGTCCCCCTACTCCCGCTCCCAGAAGGAAACCCACGAAGAAATGGTACCACAACAAAAAAGGGAGCAGAAACTTGGAGAAGACGTTAAGCGAATACAGAGCCCAAAATGAAGCTCTGTCCCTCCCTGACCCCGGGGTTCAGAGGCAGATGTGTGGCTTCATGGACTATATTGACCTCCAGACTGAGAGCGAGGCGGTGGGGTTAAATGAGGTTAAAAAGTGGAGGTTAAACGCAGCTAAATGTAGTTTACTGCCTGCTAATTTGGGTGAGTTTCCTCTCCTCTCAAATGAGGTAAACAGGTCAGTTTGTGTGAGCTTCATTGCTTCTCGAATAAGGTAAGAGGGTGagctttcccatttttctgtgcATGGTCAGCAGTTAGGAAGCATACAGCTTTCCTCTTGGTCCACACTCCATATCCATCACTACCTCCAGACCCTTCATCCCCCAGCCCCAATTTCCTATGGAAAAAGTTCCTCAAACTCCCATTTCTTCTCCTCATACCCACTTTAAACTACGTGTCCTAAGCCCTGCCGTGCTGTCCTCTGGCTCGTGTATAGTCCCTGCCTGCGTGACTGgctgcccagcagtgctgggcacagtcAGGTACAGGGCACAATTGCCCACCCTCCCTTCCCATGCTCAGGGCTCTGTCTCGctcctctgcctggctgctgctctttgtggACAGAGCACAAACAAGACGTATTTGATATTAGCCTATCACGGCATCTCAAACCTCTCAGCAGATGAAATTGGCCTACACACTCAAAGGAGAAGGTAGTGAATACATCAAATGCTATTAGAAAACTAGCTTGGACATCAGGAGTAACAGGAGAGCAAGTCTTCTCTGTCTGTGTATTCTGTGTCTTTTGGATCTCTAATACTGTATTTGGATTTTAGCAAAACAGATGTTTGAGTAATGTTTATTAACTGGTGGGTCATTGGGCCCAGATGTTCCCTGGGTCTGCTAAAAAACCCTACAGAACTCTTGCTTTTGGATAAGGCTTCCCTTTGCAGGTTGTGGTGGAAGCACCCAAAGATAAGTACGGAGGCACTGGCACTCAGACCAAAGGTCCACCTGGCCTGCAGGCCGTTTGTGGTGCTCAAGGGAGGCTCCAGGTTCTTCAGGTGCATGGACTCCATTCCTGAGAGTGGTCAATAAAGGGAAGGACTGCTTGTTCACTTCCTTTGTGGGCAAGGataaatgctgctgctcctgcctggcgGGACAAATGGGAAAGGCAATGTACGCAGGTTCGTAGGATGCCATAGGGAGAGGCCATCACATTATTGCTCCCAATCTCAGTCTATTTACTGCCAGGA includes these proteins:
- the NR1D2 gene encoding nuclear receptor subfamily 1 group D member 2 encodes the protein MEVSAGGVIAYISSSSSASSPASCHSESSDSGFQSSSSPVPSPPNSSSSDSGCNGRSSEGSDGAPKSDRLEEAIKPNQSSVAGLTKGHNGVTKFNGMVLLCKVCGDVASGFHYGVHACEGCKGFFRRSIQQNIQYKKCLKNNNCSIMRMNRNRCQQCRFKKCLSVGMSRDAVRFGRIPKREKQRMLIEMQSAMKTMMNSQFSGHLPNEALTEHQDQAPQEDLSSKPKQERETIKSPSPPPGADMAKEEVIGMVTRAHKDTFMYNQEQSQNPAEMMQPQAGERASKSTEQYILSSEHCVGGLGGPQYPEREQHLGGQYKGRSTMHYPGGHAVCFTNSHCMNFTSGYTQRMCERVPEDGFSPSKNATYSCSTGGRMHLVCPMSKTPHVDPNKSGHEIWEEFSLSFTPAVKEVVEFAKRIPGFRDLSQHDQVNLLKAGTFEVLMVRFASLFDAKERTVTFLSGKKYSVDDLHSMGAGDLLNSMFEFSEKLNALQLSDEEMSLFTAVVLVSADRSGIENVNSVEALQETLIRALRTLIMKNHPNEASIFTKLLLKLPDLRSLNNMHSEELLAFKVHP